The DNA sequence CGTCCTGGGATTCGCCCAGGTAGGCTTCGCGCACCTTGGGGTGGCCCTTGATCTTTTCGGGGGTGTCTTCGACCAGCGGGGTGCCCTGCGCCAGAACGGTGATCCGTTCCGCCAGGCTGAACACCACATGCATGTCATGCTCGATGATCGCGATGGTAATGTCGCGTTCTTCCTTGATCTGCTTGAGCAGGTCGATGGTGTTGTTCGTGTCGGCGCGCGCCATGCCCGCGGTCGGTTCATCCAGCAGCAAAAGCCGCGGGTCCTGCGCGAGACACATGGCGATTTCCAGCCGCCGCTTGTCGCCGCGCGACATGGAGGCCGCGTGCATGTCCCGCTTGTCGATCAGCTTCATCTCCTCAAGCATGCCTTGGGCTTTTTCGAGGATGTCGCGCTGGCCCCGCA is a window from the Sulfitobacter sp. THAF37 genome containing:
- a CDS encoding ABC transporter ATP-binding protein, whose amino-acid sequence is MAILEVKDVGKRFGGLQALSNVNLSVAENSCHAIIGPNGAGKSTLLNCLVGKLIPDTGSVMFDGQSVLGRKPYEINQMGISRVFQTPEIFGDLTVLENMMIPCFAKRDGAFELNAIASVRGQRDILEKAQGMLEEMKLIDKRDMHAASMSRGDKRRLEIAMCLAQDPRLLLLDEPTAGMARADTNNTIDLLKQIKEERDITIAIIEHDMHVVFSLAERITVLAQGTPLVEDTPEKIKGHPKVREAYLGESQDAA